The following are encoded in a window of Sminthopsis crassicaudata isolate SCR6 chromosome 5, ASM4859323v1, whole genome shotgun sequence genomic DNA:
- the YAF2 gene encoding YY1-associated factor 2 isoform X2 encodes MMCDVRKGTSTRKPRPVSQLVAQQVTQQFVPPPQSKKEKKDKLEKEKSEKETTSKKNSHKKTRPRLKNVDRSSAQHLEVTVGDLTVIITDFKEKTKSPPASSAVSADHHSQSGSSSDNTERGMSRSSSPRGEASSLNGESH; translated from the exons GAAACCTCGACCTGTCTCCCAGTTGGTTGCACAGCAAGTTACTCAGCAATTTGTGCCCCCCCCAcagtcaaagaaagagaaaaaagataaattagaaaaggaaaaaagtgaaaaagaaacaaCTAGCAAAAAGAACAGTCATAAGAAAACCAG GCCACGATTGAAAAATGTGGATCGGAGTAGCGCTCAGCATTTGGAAGTGACCGTTGGAGATCTGACAGTCATTATTACAGACTTTAAGGAGAAAACTAAGTCACCACCTGCATCTAGTGCTGTTTCTGCAGATCATCATAGTCAGAGCGGTTCTAGCTCTGATAATACAGAGAGAGGAATGTCCAGGTCATCTTCACCCAGAGGAGAAGCCTCATCATTAAATGGAGAGTCTCATTAA
- the YAF2 gene encoding YY1-associated factor 2 isoform X3 encodes MYRKPRPVSQLVAQQVTQQFVPPPQSKKEKKDKLEKEKSEKETTSKKNSHKKTRPRLKNVDRSSAQHLEVTVGDLTVIITDFKEKTKSPPASSAVSADHHSQSGSSSDNTERGMSRSSSPRGEASSLNGESH; translated from the exons GAAACCTCGACCTGTCTCCCAGTTGGTTGCACAGCAAGTTACTCAGCAATTTGTGCCCCCCCCAcagtcaaagaaagagaaaaaagataaattagaaaaggaaaaaagtgaaaaagaaacaaCTAGCAAAAAGAACAGTCATAAGAAAACCAG GCCACGATTGAAAAATGTGGATCGGAGTAGCGCTCAGCATTTGGAAGTGACCGTTGGAGATCTGACAGTCATTATTACAGACTTTAAGGAGAAAACTAAGTCACCACCTGCATCTAGTGCTGTTTCTGCAGATCATCATAGTCAGAGCGGTTCTAGCTCTGATAATACAGAGAGAGGAATGTCCAGGTCATCTTCACCCAGAGGAGAAGCCTCATCATTAAATGGAGAGTCTCATTAA